A stretch of Cyanobacterium sp. HL-69 DNA encodes these proteins:
- the hrcA gene encoding heat-inducible transcriptional repressor HrcA, with protein sequence MTVQVNLNERHQRILQATVKHYIATAEPVGSKTLIQEYDFSVSSATVRNVMGKLEKAGFLYQPYTSAGRIPSDSGYRIYVDRLLPSQKPLKKSLAQSLNSKVGSVQKNYEILFKKITQVLSDLSGCIALVTLPQTTSNIIYHLQLLRIAEQKIMLVMVIDNYQTESVLFDHHDFNLDHDSHIGEVIDQQLQMLSNFLNHKLKGRSLFDIDDLDWSELEQGFKQYAHFINHLLEKITENYRISSHSPIMVQGIAKMVRQPEFAQIEHLQILLQLLEEEQEQLFPVVFNLDEPQKSFSKVKITIGSENPLQSMHYCSLISSNYYQGTYPVGSVGIIGPTRIAYEDAITLVESTADYLSQNLSNVMDN encoded by the coding sequence ATGACTGTTCAAGTTAACCTTAATGAACGCCATCAAAGAATATTACAGGCAACCGTTAAGCATTATATCGCCACTGCCGAACCTGTTGGCTCAAAAACCTTAATTCAAGAATATGATTTTAGTGTAAGTTCTGCTACTGTCCGTAATGTGATGGGCAAATTAGAAAAGGCTGGTTTTTTGTATCAACCTTACACGTCAGCAGGGCGTATTCCCTCTGACTCTGGCTATCGTATTTATGTTGATAGGCTTTTACCTTCTCAGAAACCTCTTAAGAAGTCTTTAGCACAAAGTTTAAATAGTAAAGTTGGTTCGGTACAAAAAAATTATGAGATTCTTTTCAAGAAAATTACTCAGGTTTTATCAGATTTAAGTGGTTGTATTGCTTTGGTTACTCTCCCTCAAACTACTAGCAATATTATCTATCATCTACAATTATTGAGAATTGCGGAACAAAAAATAATGTTGGTGATGGTGATCGACAATTATCAGACAGAGTCGGTATTATTTGATCATCACGATTTTAATTTAGATCATGATAGCCACATAGGGGAGGTAATTGATCAACAGTTGCAAATGTTATCTAATTTTCTTAATCATAAGCTCAAAGGGCGATCGCTCTTCGACATAGATGATTTAGATTGGAGTGAATTGGAACAAGGATTTAAGCAATATGCCCATTTTATTAACCATCTCCTGGAGAAAATTACCGAAAATTACCGCATTTCTAGCCATAGCCCCATTATGGTACAGGGTATCGCCAAGATGGTGCGTCAACCTGAGTTTGCCCAAATCGAACATTTACAAATCCTTTTACAACTGTTAGAGGAGGAACAGGAGCAACTTTTTCCCGTAGTATTTAATTTAGATGAGCCACAAAAATCTTTTTCTAAAGTAAAAATTACCATCGGCTCAGAAAATCCTTTGCAATCTATGCACTATTGCAGTCTCATCTCCTCCAATTATTATCAAGGTACTTACCCCGTAGGCAGTGTGGGCATCATCGGACCTACTCGTATAGCGTACGAAGATGCGATCACCCTTGTGGAATCCACCGCCGATTATCTTTCTCAAAATCTCAGTAACGTAATGGATAATTAA